The following are encoded in a window of Spea bombifrons isolate aSpeBom1 chromosome 2, aSpeBom1.2.pri, whole genome shotgun sequence genomic DNA:
- the SPATA13 gene encoding spermatogenesis-associated protein 13 isoform X5: MVAGGKMARFWSLESLHMVSTDGGAESPALVDDNGSEDDYNYDDICQANPRYLQPGGEQLAINELISDGSVVYAEALWDHVTMDDQELAFKAGEVIRVLEASNKDWWWGRIGDHEAWFPASFVRLRVNQEDVSEHSGSFQDEEQDVDVRKVRHKNTENKDQMRTNVIREIMNTERVYIKHLKDICEGYIKQCRKHTSMFTEAQLKTIFGNIEDIYKFQKTFLKDLERQYNKEESHLSEIGGCFLENQVGFSIYSEYCNNHPNACLELSNLMKHGRYRHFFEACRLLQQMIDIAIDGFLLTPVQKICKYPLQLAELLKYTTQEHSDYNKIKEAYEAMKNVACLINERKRRLESIDKIACWQVSIVGWEGQDILARSSELIHSGELTKIFKQGKTQQRTFFLFDHQLVFCKKDLLRRDILYYKGRIDMDEMDFMDVEDGKDRDFNLNIKNAFKIVNKETDEVHLFCAKKPEDKQRWLKAFVDERKRVQEDKEMGMEISEDQKKQAMHNAKKSRQGKLKSVAYNGFPAIPPHQNLHPIHQRHLNMPTSIPQQQVFALAEPKRKTSPFWNTITKLTPFKK, from the exons ATGGTAGCCGGGGGCAAAATGGCACGATTTTGGAGTCTCGAGAGCCTTCACATGG TTTCTACAGATGGAGGTGCGGAGTCTCCTGCTTTAGTCGATGATAATGGTAGTGAGGATGATTATAACTATGATGACATCTGTCAAGCCAATCCAAGGTATCTGCAGCCAGGAGGAGAACAGCTGGCTATTAACGAG TTAATAAGTGATGGCAGCGTGGTGTATGCAGAAGCCTTGTGGGACCACGTGACCATGGATGATCAAGAGCTGGCCTTCAAAGCAGGAGAAGTCATAAGAGTTCTGGAAGCCTCAAACAAAGACTGGTGGTGGGGAAGAATTGGAGACCACGAGGCCTGGTTTCCTGCTAGTTTTGTCAGG TTACGTGTCAATCAGGAGGATGTGTCAGAACATTCTGGGAGTTTCCAGGATGAAGAACAAGATGTTGATGTTAGGAAAGTACGCCACaagaacacagaaaacaaagatCAAATGAGGACCAATGTTATTCGAGAAATAATGAACACTGAACGTGTCTACATCAAGCATCTGAAAGACATCTGTGAG ggctatataaaacagtgCCGAAAACATACAAGCATGTTCACCGAGGCCCAGCTGAAGACCATTTTTGGAAACATTGAAGACATCTATAAGTTCCAGAAGACGTTCTTGAAGGATCTCGAAAGGCAGTACAATAAGGAAGAGTCTCACCTGAGTGAGATTGGGGGCTGTTTCCTAGAAAAT CAAGTTGGTTTCTCAATCTACTCTGAATATTGCAACAACCACCCGAATGCTTGTTTGGAGCTATCAAACTTGATGAAGCACGGAAGGTACCGGCACTTTTTTGAGGCTTGCCGGCTTCTCCAGCAAATGATAGACATTGCAATTGATGGCTTCCTCCTGACTCCTGTACAGAAGATCTGCAAATACCCCCTGCAGCTGGCTGAGCTACTCAAATATACCACTCAAGAGCACAG TGATTACAACAAAATAAAGGAAGCTTATGAAGCCATGAAAAATGTTGCTTGCCTAATTAACGAGCGGAAGAGGCGCCTGGAGAGTATAGACAAAATCGCCTGCTGGCAGGTGTCTATAGTAGGTTGGGAG GGACAAGATATTTTAGCCAGAAGTTCTGAACTTATCCACTCAGGGGAATTGACCAAAATCTTCAAACAAGGGAAGACCCAACAAAGGACCTTCTTTCTATTTGACCACCAACTGGTGTTCTGCAAGAAGGATCTACTGCGGAGGGACATTTTATATTACAAGGGTCGAATTGACATGGACGAGATGGATTTTATGGACGTCGAAGATGGAAAAGATAGAGACTTCAACTTAAACATTAAGAATGCGtttaaaattgtaaataaaGAGACCGATGAAGTCCATTTGTTTTGCGCAAAGAAACCTGAGGACAAGCAGAGATGGCTCAAGGCTTTTGTGGATGAACGGAAAAGAGTTCAGGAGGACAAAGAGATGG GAATGGAGATTTCAGAAGACCAAAAGAAACAAGCCATGCACAACGCAAAGAAGTCGAGGCAAGGGAAGTTAAAAA GTGTTGCCTACAATGGCTTCCCTGCTATCCCTCCTCATCAGAACCTGCATCCAATCCACCAGCGCCATCTAAACATGCCGACCAGCATTCCTCAGCAGCAGGTGTTTGCGCTGGCAGAACCCAAACGAAAGACTTCTCCTTTCTGGAACACAATCACCAAACTTACGCCTTTCAAGAAATAA
- the LOC128473847 gene encoding complement C1q and tumor necrosis factor-related protein 9-like — MTRETPPEILQIPKKSCNQEHPDDFLMRRPFFLVVILLVTGWHTGYSEPTANKHNECIAGIPGIPGAPGMPGHNGLTGRDGKDGPPGEKGDPGESGKSGPVGPPGKVGPPGVTGPRGLPGPPGIPGPSWSPEKSKVYAFHVGLKTSAPPSNTPIKFTKVFYNEQNIYNTETGKFVAPVDGLYFITYQITVYSKNVHLSLRHNDKIVQYMYHVYGSNTHQASGASILKLNKRDEVWLQDVNSNNGLYTDDNDDSTFSGFLIG; from the exons ATGACCAGAGAGACCCCTCCAGAGATATTACAGATTCCAAAAAAGTCTTGCAACCAAGAGCACCCAGATGACTTCTTG aTGAGGAGGCCTTTTTTCCTCGTTGTGATCCTCTTGGTAACAGGATGGCACACTGGGTATAGCGAGCCGACagccaacaaacacaatgaaTGTATTGCTGGTATCCCAGGTATACCAGGGGCCCCAGGAATGCCTGGCCACAATGGACTTACTGGGAGAGATGGGAAAGACGGACCCCCAGGGGAGAAAGGAGACCCTG GTGAATCTGGAAAATCAGGGCCTGTTGGGCCTCCAGGTAAAGTAGGTCCACCAGGCGTTACTGGTCCCCGTGGCCTTCCTGGTCCTCCTGGTATTCCAGGTCCATCGTGGTCACCTGAAAAGAGTAAAGTCTACGCCTTTCATGTTGGTCTTAAGACCTCAGCTCCGCCATCCAACACACCAATTAAATTCACTAAAGTTTTTTACaatgaacaaaatatttataacacaGAGACTGGTAAATTTGTTGCTCCGGTAGATGGATTGTATTTTATAACCTACCAAATTACAGTATACTcgaaaaatgtacacctttcACTCCGACATAATGATAAGATTGTCCAGTACATGTATCATGTATATGGTTCTAATACTCATCAAGCTTCTGGAGCTTCAATTCTAAAGCTTAACAAACGTGATGAAGTTTGGCTGCAGGACGTCAACAGTAATAATGGTCTTTATACTGATGACAATGACGACTCCACATTTTCCGGTTTTCTAATTGGTTGA